The sequence CAGATCAACCGGGCCTATGCCGAACTCGCCGACTTCTATCAGGTGCTCATCGATCCGGCCCGGGCCGGCAAACCCAAGGACAAACCACGCATCGAACGGCCCATGCCCTATATCCGGGATTCGTTCTTCCGAGGCCGCGAGTTCACCTCGCTGACGCAGATGCAGGCCGCCGCGCTGACCTGGTGCACCGATGTCTACGGCCGGCACCAGCATCGCGGCCTCGAGGGCGCACAACCGGCAGCGGTGTTCGACGCCGTCGAGAAAACCGCCTTGACGCCGTTGCCGCCGCGGCCGTTCGCCCCGGTGGTCTACTCCACCGGCAAACTCGCCCCGGACTGCCACGTCAAGGCCGGCAAGGCGTTGTATTCGGCGCCGTGGCAGCTGATCGGCCGACGATTGCTGGTGCGCACCAGCGGCGATGTGGTGCAGATCTTCCACGACGAGCAGGTCGTGGCCACTCATGTGCGTCGCCCGTCGGGACGGGCGACGAATCCCGAGCATTATCCGCCGAAGAAGACCGCGTTCACGTTGCAGACGGTGGTGTGGTGCCGGGCCCAGGCCGAGCAGATCGGGCCCGGTGCGGTCGCGATCGTCGACGAGTTGTCGCAGATCAACGCGATCCATCGACTGCGGTCGATCCAAGGCATCGTCCGACTGCGGTCGCGTTACGACGATGCTCGCATCGATGCGGCCTGCGCCCGGGCCCTCGAGGTCGGTGATCCGCGTTATCGCACGATCAAGGGCATTCTCGTTGCCGGCACCGAACACGACGGGCAGGACATCGCCGATGCCGGGATCACCGCGCCGGCGTTGCTCCGTGGGCCGGCTGCATTCGACACCGAACGTTCAGCGTGAGGTCTGTTGACCGACTACCTATTTCCCTTTTCAGGAGGACTCTGTCATGACGATTCACGATCCCAGCCTGCGTGCTGCACTGAAGACATTGAAGCTGACCGGCATGCTCGACACTCTCGATGCGCGCCTGGCGCAGACCCGCGATGGGCAGCTCGGGCACCTCGAGTTCCTGCAGGTGCTCTGTGAGGACGAGATCGCCCGCCGGGAAACCGCCGCCTTGGCCCGGCGGGTGCGCCGGGCCAAGTTCGAGCAGCAGGCCACCTTCGAGGACTTCGATTTCACCGCCAACCCGAAACTCCCGGCCGCGATGCTGCGGGACCTCGCCGCCCTGCGGTGGCTCGACGCCGGCGAGTCGGTGATCCTCTACGGGCCTGTCGGTGTCGGCAAAACACATGTGGCACAGGCACTTGGGCATCACGTGGCCCGCCGCGGTGGGGACGTTCGGTTCGTCAAGTGTTCCCGGATGCTCGCCGATCTGGCCGGTGGACACGCCGACCGCACCATCGGTCAACGGATGCGCGAGTACACCCGGCCGCTGGTGTTGATCATCGATGACTTCGCGATGCGCGAGCACACCACCACCCAGTCCGATGATCTCTACGATCTGGTGTCCGATCGGGCGATCGCCGGCAAGCCGTTGGTTCTGACGAGCAACAGGGCCCCGAAGGACTGGTATCCGCTGTTCCCGAATCCGGTCGTGGCCGAGTCCCTGCTCGATCGGTTGATCAACACCAGCCACCAGATCCTGATGGACGGCCCGTCCTACCGGCCACGCAAACGCCCCGGAAACCGCACCGCGGCCGCGAACTGAACCAACCCGGGCACCGGTCCGGCTACCCTCGACTCAGCACACCCGGACATGGGGAATTCCGTGACGGAAACCCCTGGGGAATTACGCGACGGTCGACAGAAGATCCAAGATCAGCTCTTGGTCGACCATGCTTCCCCCTGTGTGAGAATGGTCAAACTTCTTCGAAGGTGCCGGCGCTCAACGAACGCCGATCAGGCGTACTTTCCATGCGGCAGGTCCAGCTATATGACGGTTGACAGTCAAGCGGGGGCGGCATCTCGCCTTTGTCGCGGGCGCGGATGACACGACTGAAGACGACGGCGACGGTCACCGATATGGCGAGCCACGCGACGATCAACCAGAAAACCCAGTTCACATGGCTGACAACGATCCGAAGGGCCCTTTTGTTACCGATGAGTAGCTAAGTCACCCGCGAAATCACCCGCTCGGACGACACCGCCGCGACACCTTGATCGAATGGCCGATACGCCAAGTCGTAGCCCGATGGCCTCCGCTATCGTCGGGCCCCCGCCGCTCCTCACCCCCGCAGGAACGGCGAGCGGTGGGCTATTTATAGACCTGATCCGCTGGTCGCCGCGCTACACGAGGCCGCGGCGATCCATCTCCGCCTGGCAGTTCTTGATCGAACGGGCGATGTCCTCGCGTGTGGTGGTGTCGTCTGCGTCCCCGTCGGCGGTCGTGAGCAGCGCGGCGCATAGCCCGAGTAAGTGGGTGGGAGGGCTCGTCGTCATCCAGATCTCGCGGTGAGATATGCACACGTCGAGCATGGGCGTGTGGAACCCATGCTTCAAGCATCAGTGGCTATCCCCGTGCCGGAGTGCCCGATCCGTGGCCCCCTGCCCCAGGCAGAGCACCCCGGCCCCTCGAGTCTGCCAACGGGTTGCGCCGAAGTGCATAATTTTTCGCTGAGAATGCAACGGCCGACCCGGAAAGGGCCGTGTGACCTCAACAAAGAACCCCGCCGGCAGGGGCGTACCTGCCGGCGGGGCCTCGACCACCGCGCAGGGGGTGGCGGTGGTACTGGAGAGCCTACCGAAAAGGGCAGGAAACAAAAAGTGATCTTTCGGTAAAGCAATGATGTCTAGGCCGGCTTCTCCCGGGGTACAAAACGGGGGTTGTTGTCTCCGAACGGGCAAGCTCCCGAGAAAAGTGGCGGTATGTACGCGTGGCTCAGGGAGGCGCCGACCGCGGTGCTTCAGAGGGCGGAGGATCTTGCGGTCGAGCTGGCGCAGCGTCACTTCGAGGCGGATCACCTGCGGGGTGCGCTGGAGGAGTATCGAATTGCGCAGGTGTTCGGGGCCGAGTTGAACAGGCGTAGCGAACGTTGACCACACCATTCTCGGTGCCTGCCACCCGGACAGCCCGTCACCTATCCCACGATCGGTGATCTCGTCGCCGACGCCGGCCACATGCACTGTCGGCGTTGTTCACTTCCCCTGTCCGAGGTGCACGGCACCGCTAGGGTGACCGGATGTGGGCACGACCCTGCACGCACCCCAGCCCTGGCCACACATCACTGCGGCCCTGCGCAGCCACGGACCCCGCCGAGTGGCCATCGCCTATCTCGACCACACCGGACCCGAACTGCTGCCCCTGCGCGCCGGGGACCAGTTGATCGTCAACGCCGCCCGATCCGCCGTGCGCGCGCACGCCACCTCCCCCACCGCCCTCGCCCGATTCCTCGATGCCGGGGTGCAGGTGCTGTCCACGCCGAACCTGCACACCGGCCTGATCGTCACCCCTGTGAAGGTGATCGTCGGCCCGGCCAGTGCGTCCCACGCCTCCACCGTTGCGGACGAAACCGCGCTGGTCACCGACGATCCCGCCGCCATTGCCGCCGCCCACGCGTTCCTCGACAGCCTGACCGACACGATCGAGGTCGACGAGGTGTTCCTCGACAGCGCCACCGCGATCTGGCAGCTCGGCCGGGTGGTGCCGCTTGCCGGGATCGGCAGCCGCACCCGCACAGGCCACGACTTTCTTCCCACCCCGGTACGCCGGATGTTCCTGCTCCACACCCGCGACTACACTCCGACCGCGGAGGACGAGACCCGCTGGTCGGCACCGGCGCCGGGCAGGGGTGGGCCCGATCCCCGCTACCACCTCGAATGGATTCGCCGGAACACTCCCGGCGCCGATCGCCGTAGCCGTCTCGAACCTGGCGACGTTCTGCTTCGGATCAGCGACGACGACAGCCGGCTGTACCCGCCCGCGGTGGTCGAGACCGGCCCGCACCGCCTCCCCCACACCCGCCGCGCCGTGGTCTACCGGGTGCGCACCCGCACCGACCTCGACCCGATCGTCGTGGCGGACGCCGCACGCAGCCTTGTCGAGCAGGGTCACCCGAATCCCCGGCTGCACCACGACCACCGGGTCATCTCCCCACGTCTGCGGGCCGCGCTGCTGCGGTTGTGGAAGCTGTGACCGCAGGCTTGATCGCGTGAGGGTCCATGGCGGAAAAGTCCGGGTAGCGGACATCTTGCGACGATAGTGCCCCGTGGAGTGGTGGACTTCGGATCGGCCCGCGGCATGCGTGGTGATCGACGAGTCGCGGTGAATACTATGCTGTTTCGCTTGAACCGGTCAACGACACCACCGGCTCGGTAGCGTGCTGCTTGGCGGCGATCACCGCCCGGAGCTCGTCCATGCTTACATCCGAGACGTAGCGGCGGGTGACCTGCCATTCGTCGTGCTGTTCGATGACCACCGCGGTCGCCAGGCGCAGGAATGCCACCGGATTCGGGAAGATCTCCACCACATCGGCTCGACGCTTGATTTCCTTGTTCAACCGCTCGATCGGATTGTTGGACCAGATCTTCTGCCAATGTGCCTTCGGGAACGCAGTGAACGCCAGCACATCGTGTTTGGCCGCTTCCATCAACGCCGCGACCTTCGGAAACGACCCGGAGAAGGTGTCGGTGACCTGATCCCACTGCGCGGCCACCTCGACCGGGTCGGTGTGCGCGAAGATCGTCTTGACCGCGGCCATCACCGGCGGCACTTGCTTGGCCGCCACCGACGCCCGGATGTTGCGCATGAAATGCACCCGACACCTCTGCCACGACGATCCCGCGAACTGCTGCATCACAGCAGCTTTGAG comes from Rhodococcus sp. B50 and encodes:
- the istA gene encoding IS21 family transposase encodes the protein MTDLIELFRHWHAGRSQVQISTALGLDRKTIRKYLAPAVAAGLTPGDGEKFDENLWRELITSWFPEVVDPTARAVTWPAIAAHHTWIEGQLDESVTVATIAQRLRDDRGVPVSESTVRRYIATRFADRVAASKATFPRGPVPPGDEGQVDYGKLGMWRDPATDRRVAVWAFAMILACSRMLFVQPVLRMDQTSWCASHVAAFEFFGGVPARMVCDNLKTGVDRSDLYDPQINRAYAELADFYQVLIDPARAGKPKDKPRIERPMPYIRDSFFRGREFTSLTQMQAAALTWCTDVYGRHQHRGLEGAQPAAVFDAVEKTALTPLPPRPFAPVVYSTGKLAPDCHVKAGKALYSAPWQLIGRRLLVRTSGDVVQIFHDEQVVATHVRRPSGRATNPEHYPPKKTAFTLQTVVWCRAQAEQIGPGAVAIVDELSQINAIHRLRSIQGIVRLRSRYDDARIDAACARALEVGDPRYRTIKGILVAGTEHDGQDIADAGITAPALLRGPAAFDTERSA
- the istB gene encoding IS21-like element helper ATPase IstB; translation: MTIHDPSLRAALKTLKLTGMLDTLDARLAQTRDGQLGHLEFLQVLCEDEIARRETAALARRVRRAKFEQQATFEDFDFTANPKLPAAMLRDLAALRWLDAGESVILYGPVGVGKTHVAQALGHHVARRGGDVRFVKCSRMLADLAGGHADRTIGQRMREYTRPLVLIIDDFAMREHTTTQSDDLYDLVSDRAIAGKPLVLTSNRAPKDWYPLFPNPVVAESLLDRLINTSHQILMDGPSYRPRKRPGNRTAAAN
- a CDS encoding phosphatidylserine/phosphatidylglycerophosphate/cardiolipin synthase family protein, with the protein product MGTTLHAPQPWPHITAALRSHGPRRVAIAYLDHTGPELLPLRAGDQLIVNAARSAVRAHATSPTALARFLDAGVQVLSTPNLHTGLIVTPVKVIVGPASASHASTVADETALVTDDPAAIAAAHAFLDSLTDTIEVDEVFLDSATAIWQLGRVVPLAGIGSRTRTGHDFLPTPVRRMFLLHTRDYTPTAEDETRWSAPAPGRGGPDPRYHLEWIRRNTPGADRRSRLEPGDVLLRISDDDSRLYPPAVVETGPHRLPHTRRAVVYRVRTRTDLDPIVVADAARSLVEQGHPNPRLHHDHRVISPRLRAALLRLWKL